In Ascochyta rabiei chromosome 2, complete sequence, one genomic interval encodes:
- a CDS encoding snoRNA-binding rRNA-processing protein imp4 — MIRKQARERRDYLYRRALTLRDAELASKRAALKASLASGKPLTRELADDEALRADFKYDESRADRTVEEELGLDDEYAQLSGVVDPRILVTTSRDPSSRLGTFAKEMRLLLPTSVRLNRGNLILNNLVESAKSSGLSDIVLLHEHRGTPTALTVSHFPHGPTASFSLHNVVLRADIPNSARGTVSESYPHLIFEGFESKLGKRVVQVLKHLFPPREPTAKIGNRVVTFKNIEDTIEVRHHVFVKTGYQSVELAEVGPRMSMRLFEIRAGTLDNKEGDVEWHLNQYTRTGRKKDYL, encoded by the exons ATGATCCGCAAACAGGCCCGCGAGCGCCGCGACTACCTCTACCGGCGCGCCCTCACACTGCGCGACGCCGAGCTCGCCAGCAAACGCGCCGCGCTCAAGGCGTCCCTGGCATCCGGCAAGCCGCTCACCCGAGAGCTGGCCGACGACGAGGCCCTGCGCGCCGACTTCAAGTACGATGAGAGCCGCGCAGACCGCACCGTCGAAGAGGAGCTGGGGCTGGACGACGAGTACGCACAGCTGTCGGGCGTCGTGGACCCGCGCATTCTGGTGACGACGTCGCGCGATCCGTCGTCGCGCCTGGGCACCTTTGCCAAGGAGATGCGCCTGCTGCTGCCCACCAGCGTGCGCCTGAACCGCGGCAACCTGATCCTCAACAACCTGGTCGAGAGCGCAAAGAGCAGCGGGCTCAGCGACATTGTCTTGCTGCACGAGCACAGAGGCACGCCCACCGCCCTCACCGTCAGCCACTTCCCCCACGGCCCCACCGCCAGCTTCAGCCTGCACAACGTCGTGCTGAGGGCCGACATCCCCAACAGCGCGCGAGGCACCGTGTCCGAGTCGTACCCACACCTCATCTTCGAGGGCTTCGAGTCGAAGCTGGGCAAGCGCGTGGTGCAGGTCCTGAAGCACCTGTTCCCGCCGCGCGAGCCCACCGCCAAGATCGGGAACCGTGTCGTCAC CTTCAAGAACATCGAAGACACAATCGAAGTCCGCCACCACGTCTTCGTCAAGACCGGCTACCAGTCGGTCGAGCTGGCCGAGGTGGGGCCGCGCATGAGCATGCGTCTGTTTGAGATCCGGGCAGGCACGCTGGACAACAAGGAGGGCGATGTCGAGTGGCACCTGAACCAGTACACACGCACGGGGCGGAAGAAGGACTACTTGTGA